The Candidatus Celerinatantimonas neptuna DNA segment GTCACCTTCGCAGATTGGTACGTCGAAAACCCCAAAGTGGCAAGAAAATGATCCGGTGTTTGTGTACGATACCTCCGGTATTTACTCTGACTCGTCAGCGGTTATTGATGTGCGTCGTGGCTTACCGAGATTACGTTCAAAATGGATTGATGAGCGCGGCGATTGCCGACCTCTGAATTCACGCAGCTCGCAGTTTACCCAGCAGCGTCTGGCTGATGAGGGGTTGGATCATATTCGCTTTCATGAATTACCTATAGCGCAGCGTGCCAAAGAAGGACATGTTGTCACGCAATTGCACTATGCCCGCTCCGGTATTATTACACCTGAAATGGAATATATCGCGATTCGTGAAAACTGTGCCCGGGACGCGATTCGGGATGAAGCTTTAAACCATCAGCATCCGGGGCAGTCGTTTGGCGCCGAAATTCCCGAGTCGATTACCCCGGAATTTGTCCGTGACGAGGTGGCTCGTGGTCGGGCCATTATCCCCGCGAATATCAATCACCCTGAAAGTGAACCGATGATTATCGGCCGGAACTTTCTGGTGAAAGTGAATGCGAATATTGGCAATTCGGCTGTGACATCGTCTATTGAAGAGGAAGTTGAGAAACTTGTCTGGGCGACCCGGTGGGGTGCTGATACCGTTATGGATTTATCGACCGGTCGCTATATCCATGAGACGCGCGAGTGGATTATTCGTAATTCTGCGGTGCCCATTGGTACGGTTCCAATCTATCAGGCATTGGAAAAAGTGAATGGTATTGCTGAGGCACTCAGTTGGGAGATTTTCCGTGATACGTTAATTGAGCAGGCCGAACAAGGGGTGGATTATTTCACCATTCATGCAGGGGTGCGGCTGCGTTATGTTCCGATGACCGCCAACCGGGTGACCGGTATTGTTTCCCGAGGCGGGTCAATCATGGCGAAATGGTGTTTGGCGCATCACCAGGAGAGCTTTCTTTACACCCATTTTCCCGAAATATGTCAGATTTGTCAGCAATATGATGTGAGTCTGAGTCTGGGGGATGGGATGCGTCCGGGCTCGATTGCCGATGCCAATGATCCGGCACAGTTTGCTGAGCTTGAAACCTTAGGTGAACTGGCTCAGATTGCCTGGCAACATGATATACAGGTGATTATTGAAGGGCCTGGCCATATTCCGATGCAGCTGATTAAAGAGAATATGGATAAGCAACTGGCACTCTGTCATGAAGCACCTTTTTATACACTGGGTCCCTTAACGACAGATATCTCCCCTGGCTATGACCATTTTACTTCCGGGATTGGTGCCGCCATGATCGGTTGGTTTGGTTGTGCCATGTTGTGCTATGTCACGCCCAAAGAGCATCTGGGACTTCCTGATAAAGATGATGTTAAACAAGGGTTGATCACCTATAAAATTGCAGCCCATGCAGCCGATCTGGCCAAAGGTCATCCGGGTGCTCAGATCCGGGATAATGCCATGAGCCGGGCCCGTTTTGAATTTCGCTGGGATGATCAGTTTAGTCTGGCATTAGACCCTGAAACAGCACGACGTTTTCATGATGAAACCTTGCCTCAGCAGTCGGCAAAAGTGGCTCATTTTTGTTCGATGTGTGGCCCTAAGTTCTGCTCGATGAAGATTTCTCAGGAAGTCCGAGACTACGCGAAGTCCCACTCTGATGCAGTTGCTATTGAGGTTCGAGATAATCCATCCGATCGCCTTCAGGCAGAGGGAATGGCCAAGATGGCCGAGCAGTTTAAATCGCAGGGCAGTGCACTCTATCAAACTGTTGAGGAGCCTTTGGATGAACAGTAAATTGCGTCCTTTGATGTGGGTGATCGCCGGACAAGATAGCAGTGGTGGCGCGGGGATTGCCGCCGATCTGCTGAGCGCTCATGATCTGGGTGTGACGCCATCAGTGGTCATTACGGCCTTAACGGCACAAAACAGTCAAACGTTATTGGGTGTAGAACCATGCCCGGTTGATTTTTTGATGCGACAACTTAAAGCGATTCGCGAACCGGTTCCGCAGGCGATTAAAATTGGCATGCTCGCCAATGCAAAACAGGTGATTGCCATTGCTGAATTTCTTCATGATTTTCGGGCAACTCATCCTTCGGTTGCTGTGGTTTTGGATCCGGTTCTGGGGGCTAGCAGTGGCTATTCATTGGGCGATGATGATGTGCTTAGCGCGCTTCCAGAGCTGCTCAAAGAGGTTGATTTAGTCACACCGAACCGACATGAGTTGCAGTGTTTAACACAAATTTCACTAGAAAGTCCCGGTCAGATTGTCAGGGCAGCTCAGCTGCTTCATCAACGCTATGGATGTCAGGTACTGGCCAAAGGAGGACACAGCGAATTTGACTCCTTGCGGTGTAATGATTTGCTTTGTTCAAGTCAGCCACAATTACTACTGAGTTCGCCCCGTATTGAAACAGCGCACTCGCATGGGACTGGTTGTACCCTCTCTAGTGCCATTGCCGCTGCATTGGCTCAGGGAGAAACACTGCCTGATGCGATTGTTCTGGCGAAAGCATATGTTTCAAAGGGGCTGCGCTGTGCCGGGCGTCAGGGACGCTTACCCGGGGCAGTTGCCCATGAAGGCTGGCCAACACAGTTAAGTGATTTTCCAACGGTTGAATCGGCACAAACCCCGCTCGGGCAGGCATATGGTATTGAGACGTGCTGGCCGCAACCAGCTGCTGAGCGGTTTGCTCCATGCCAACAGCCCCTGGGTTTATACCCGGTGGTTGACAGTTTCGCCTGGGTTGCGCGCTTACTCAAAGCCGGGGTTCGAACGATCCAATTGCGGATGAAAGATCCCCAGGCGGCCTCTTTGCATGAATCGATTCGAAAATCCATTGCACTGGCAAAGGCCTATCAGGCTCAGTTATTTATTAATGATTACTGGCAGTTGGCCATTGAATACGATGCTTATGGTGTTCATCTGGGACAGGGCGATCTGGAACAGGCTGACTTAAATGCGATTGCCAAAGCCGGATTACGGTTGGGCGTGAGTACACATGGTTACTATGAAATGCTTCGCGCGGTACAATTGCAGCCCAGCTACATCGCCCTGGGACATATATTTGCGACGACCACCAAGCAAATGCCTTCGAAACCCCGGGGATTAACGCGATTGCGACGTTATGCCACGTTGCTGCGTGATTTTCCTAAGGTAGCCATCGGTGGCATTAATGAAACCAATGCCCGGGACGTTTTGGACTGTGGGGTGACAAGCCTTGCGGTTGTCCGGGCAATTACTCAGAACGAATCGCCAGAGCTGGTGGTTCAAGAACTTCGCGAACAAATTGGAGTGTGATCGTAATGACCGACAAGCAACTCACTGATGCTGAATTGAAACGCTATAGCCGTCACTTACTGCTTGGGCAGATCGGTGAACAAGGCCAACAACGACTCAAACAGGCTCGGGTTTTGATTGTCGGCATGGGAGGGTTGGGAAGCCCGGTCGGACTCTATTTGGCTGCTGCAGGTGTTGGACAACTGGTCATTGCCGATGACGATGTCGTCAGCGAATCCAATCTGCAAAGGCAAGTGCTCTATAGCGAAGATCAGCTGGGTGAATCGAAAGTTGCTGCAGCTCGTGAACGGATGGCGGCGGTTAATTCACATATCCATATTCGTCCGGTTGCACGACGTTTAAACGAACAGGTTCTGGAGATGGAAGTGATGCAGGCAGATGTTGTACTTGATTGTACCGACAATATTATGACCCGTTACGCCATTAGCGATGCCTGTCGGCAAGCGAACGTTCCACTGGTCAGCGGGGCGGCTGTCGGGTTTGATGGCCAGCTGATGGTTTTTGATTTTCGCGAGCCTGAGAGTGCCTGTTATCGTTGCCTTTTTCCTGAGGCCAGCGATGCCGTTTTAAATTGTTCGACTGCCGGGGTTCTGGGGCCGATGGTGGGGGTTATTGGCAGTATGCAGGCCCTTGAAACCATTAAATTGCTGGCCGGAATTGACTCCCCTTTACGTGGACGGTTCAGCAGCTTTGATGGTTTATCCGGCGAATGGTTTCACCTTTCCATGAAATGCGATCCTCACTGTATTTGTAGGCGCTAGGGACCCGGGCGGTTGATGGTTTAGCCGCTTTAGGTATTCCTGGCATTACAATCTAGGGAGGCGCAGCGATGTGCTGCGAAATAAGATGAATATTATATTGAACCACCAACCCTACGAGGTGGCGGATGGCTGCACCCTGTTTCAGCTGGCGCAGTTGTTACCCCGGTCAGGCCAGGGCCTGGCATTTGCGATCGATGGTGAAATCGTCGTCAGAAGTTGCTGGCCGGAGTATCCGCTTTGTGCCGGGCAACAAGTCAGTGTTTTTTCAGCAATTGCAGGGGGTTAATGATGTTACAGATTTCAGAACAATGTTTTTCGTCCCGGTTACTTCTTGGAACAGGGAAATTTGCCAGTGCTCAGCTGATGAAAGACGCGGTGCAAGTCAGTGGTAGTGGACTTGTTACACTGGCGTTGAAACGTCTGGATTTTCAGCAGACTCAAGACGACATTCTGACGCCGTTGCAGCAATTGGGGGTGAAACTGTTACCCAATACGGCCGGAGCCCGAAGCGCCAGAGAAGCCATTTTTGCCGCAAGGGTGGCACGAGAAGCTCTGGGGACGAACTGGCTGAAGCTGGAGGTCCATCCTGATCCGCAATACCTTTTACCTGACCCGATTGAGACATTAGAAGCGGCCAGACAGTTGGTTGAAGAGGGGTTTATTGTATTGCCGTATTGTCATGCGGATCCGGTGTTATGCAAACGGTTAGAAGAAGTCGGTTGCAGTGCCGTGATGCCACTTGCATCTCCGATTGGCTCAAATCAGGGGCTGAAAAGCCGGGAATTTCTGGAGATTATTATTGAGCAATCACAAGTGCCGGTGATTGTTGATGCGGGAATTGGTCGCCCCAGTGATGCTGTTCTGGCGTTGGAAATGGGCGCGGATGCCGTGTTGGTGAATACGGCTATAGCAACGGCCAGCGATCCGGTGGCGATGGCTAAAGCATTTGCCGAGGCTGTATCCGCAGGAGAGCGGGCACATCAGGCCGGAATTGCCGGGACTCAGCCTTTGGCACAGGCGACCAGCCCAATGACTGAGTTTCTGGAGGCGCTATGAGTTTTTCAGATGAGCTCAAAAGGTGGGACTGGGAAGATGCCCATTTAAAAGCTGCTAGTTTTTCAACCGCCCAGGTCCAGCATTCGTTAGCCAGAGCGCGGCAAAACTGTCCGCTCACACTGGATGATTTTCGGGTGCTGATAAGCCCGGCAGCTGAGCCATATGTCAGGCAATTGGCTGAATTAAGTCATCAACAGACCGTGCAGCGCTTTGGCCGGATCATGCAGATGTATATTCCGCTTTATCTGTCGAATCAGTGCACCAATATTTGCGCCTATTGCGGGTTTTCAATGGGAAACAAAATTCGCCGGATGACATTGACCCGGGAGCAACTTGAAGCAGAGCTTGATGCGATTACCGATATGGGATTTGCTCATATTCTGCTCGTTACCGGGGAAGCGAAAAGACGGGTTGGCATGGATTATTTTCGCTGGGCGCTGCCGCTGATTAAACAACGCTTTGCCAATGTGTCGATCGAGGTTCAGCCGTTAGATGAAGATCAGTATCGGGAGCTGGTGGATCTCGGGTTGGATGGGATGCTCTGTTATCAGGAAACCTATCATAAAACACGCTATCAAGAGGTTCATTTACGAGGCAATAAATGCAATTTTGAATACCGTCTGGATACCGCAGACAGAGCCGCTTCAGCTGGCGTGCATAAAATTGGGTTGGGGGCTTTGATTGGTTTGGATGAGTGGCGCACCGATGCTTTTTTTGTGGCGGCTCATCTGGATCATCTGCGCCGGAAGTACTGGCGAAGTCAGTTTTCGATTTCATTTCCACGGCTTCGGCCTTGTACCGGTGGTCTTGAGCCCCGTTCAGTGATGACCGATAAGCAGCTGGTGCAATTGATTGCTGTTTTTCGGTTGTTTCATCCTGATCTGGAATTGTCCATCTCGACCCGGGAACGCGCAGTATTCCGTGATCAACTGATCCCGTTAGGGATCACCGCGATGAGTGCTTTTTCCAGTACGCAGCCGGGGGGATATAGTGATGCCACTGAAAAATCGTTGGAACAGTTTGCAATTAATGATGGCCGACGCCCGGATGAGGTGGTCGATGCGATTTGTCGTTCGGGGTATCAGCCTGTCTGGAAAAACTGGGATCAAAGTTTTCATGCGACATCATCAGCTTATTGATAAATCTCGCCTGCGAGCGGTTTGATCGTTATAGTAAAAGGCATCACTAAATCAGGTGATGCCTTTTTTATGAGTGGGGGGAACTGATGGCCTTAAAGCAATTATTTAGCTGGAGTCATTTTCATATCAGCCGACAGATGCAGCGTTACCCAGATGGGATTGAGCGTGAAGTGACGCTGATGGAGCACCCGGGCGCAGTGGTTATTATTCCCATTGGCTTGCAAGGGGAGCTGGTACTCGAGCGTCAGTATCGGGCAGCGGTGAACCGTTGGTTGCTGGAGTTTCCGGCCGGTACGATTGAAGACGGTGAAGATCCGCTGGTGTGTGCTAAACGTGAATTGGCTGAAGAGGTTGGACTTGCCGCGTCAAACTGGCAATGCCTTGGGACATTACTCCCAGCGCCCGGATTCTGTAATGAGATTCAGCACCTTTATGTTGCCTCGGATTTGGTCGAAGTCAGTGAAAATCTGGATGAAGATGAAATTATTGAATCGTTGAGACTCAAACGGGGCGATTTAGAGCAACAGATCCGTAGTGGTGACGTCGTTGATAATAAAACGATTGCGGCATTTTGCCGGGCAACGCTATGTGGTATCTGGGAACAATAAACGATTGCCCTAGTGGGGCCATTAGGATAGACAACACACATTAATAGGGGGTTTTGTGTTTATTTTGCCGATCGTGATCCCACTGTTCGGGTTAGCATTAGTGGGGTGGGGGTTGGCCCGGAGCCAACGGATACTCGTTCCGGGGTGGCAAAAAGGGGTCAATGACCTGACGGCTAAAGTGTTGCTTCCCTGCGTGCTGTTTACCGGGATGTATTCACATGGGTTACCGGAACAACATACCTGGGCCTTGCTCTTTTCATTTTATCTTCCTCTTGTTTGCTTATTCTGGGGATTATTCTTTGCGCTTCGTTATGTGAAAGGCCGCTCGCAACTCGCCTTTGCGGGTTCATTTTCTAATCTGGTTTTTATTGGCATCCCAGTGGTTGTCAATCTGTTCGGCGACAAAGGATTGCAATATCTTTTCCCGATAGTTGCCTTTCATGCGCTGACTATCTTTAGCCTGTATTATCTGAGTGAGGCGTGGGATAACCGTGTGCAGGGGCAGTTGTTACCCGCACTGCTTAAGTCAGTTAAAAATCCGATTATTATCGGGCTGATTAGTGGCCTGATTGCCAATTTAATTCATTTACCCCTGCCGCAGGTGTTTCTGAAAATATTGCAGATGGGAGCCCGGGCTGCTTTGCCTTGTGCCTTGATTGTGATGGGCGCTTCGCTGGCCGGTATTAGCTTCAAAATGGCTAAATGGCAAATGTTACTGATTTTAGTCAGCAAATTGCTGTTATTACCGTTGTTTGTTCTGTTAACCAGTCACTTTTTATTCGATTTACCACTGTTTATTACCCGTGTGCTGGTGGTTATGGCCTGTTGCCCTGTCGGCATTAACGTTTATGTCGTCGTCCGGGCCAATGGCGGTGATGCTCAGACCGTGAGTTCGGCCATTTTGCTGAGCTGTTGGGGGAGTTTGCTGGCCTGGCCATTTTGGTTATGGGTTGTTCATGGATTAGGCGTGGTATCTCTGGGATGATTGAATCAAAACCATCTAATATATAAT contains these protein-coding regions:
- the moeB gene encoding Molybdopterin-synthase adenylyltransferase; amino-acid sequence: MTDKQLTDAELKRYSRHLLLGQIGEQGQQRLKQARVLIVGMGGLGSPVGLYLAAAGVGQLVIADDDVVSESNLQRQVLYSEDQLGESKVAAARERMAAVNSHIHIRPVARRLNEQVLEMEVMQADVVLDCTDNIMTRYAISDACRQANVPLVSGAAVGFDGQLMVFDFREPESACYRCLFPEASDAVLNCSTAGVLGPMVGVIGSMQALETIKLLAGIDSPLRGRFSSFDGLSGEWFHLSMKCDPHCICRR
- the thiC gene encoding Phosphomethylpyrimidine synthase, with protein sequence MSMNKRQTRAAAEQFIHNLQGQPFPNSEKIYIQGSRDDIRVGMRQIHLSPSQIGTSKTPKWQENDPVFVYDTSGIYSDSSAVIDVRRGLPRLRSKWIDERGDCRPLNSRSSQFTQQRLADEGLDHIRFHELPIAQRAKEGHVVTQLHYARSGIITPEMEYIAIRENCARDAIRDEALNHQHPGQSFGAEIPESITPEFVRDEVARGRAIIPANINHPESEPMIIGRNFLVKVNANIGNSAVTSSIEEEVEKLVWATRWGADTVMDLSTGRYIHETREWIIRNSAVPIGTVPIYQALEKVNGIAEALSWEIFRDTLIEQAEQGVDYFTIHAGVRLRYVPMTANRVTGIVSRGGSIMAKWCLAHHQESFLYTHFPEICQICQQYDVSLSLGDGMRPGSIADANDPAQFAELETLGELAQIAWQHDIQVIIEGPGHIPMQLIKENMDKQLALCHEAPFYTLGPLTTDISPGYDHFTSGIGAAMIGWFGCAMLCYVTPKEHLGLPDKDDVKQGLITYKIAAHAADLAKGHPGAQIRDNAMSRARFEFRWDDQFSLALDPETARRFHDETLPQQSAKVAHFCSMCGPKFCSMKISQEVRDYAKSHSDAVAIEVRDNPSDRLQAEGMAKMAEQFKSQGSALYQTVEEPLDEQ
- the thiH gene encoding 2-iminoacetate synthase codes for the protein MSFSDELKRWDWEDAHLKAASFSTAQVQHSLARARQNCPLTLDDFRVLISPAAEPYVRQLAELSHQQTVQRFGRIMQMYIPLYLSNQCTNICAYCGFSMGNKIRRMTLTREQLEAELDAITDMGFAHILLVTGEAKRRVGMDYFRWALPLIKQRFANVSIEVQPLDEDQYRELVDLGLDGMLCYQETYHKTRYQEVHLRGNKCNFEYRLDTADRAASAGVHKIGLGALIGLDEWRTDAFFVAAHLDHLRRKYWRSQFSISFPRLRPCTGGLEPRSVMTDKQLVQLIAVFRLFHPDLELSISTRERAVFRDQLIPLGITAMSAFSSTQPGGYSDATEKSLEQFAINDGRRPDEVVDAICRSGYQPVWKNWDQSFHATSSAY
- the thiE gene encoding Thiamine-phosphate synthase: MNSKLRPLMWVIAGQDSSGGAGIAADLLSAHDLGVTPSVVITALTAQNSQTLLGVEPCPVDFLMRQLKAIREPVPQAIKIGMLANAKQVIAIAEFLHDFRATHPSVAVVLDPVLGASSGYSLGDDDVLSALPELLKEVDLVTPNRHELQCLTQISLESPGQIVRAAQLLHQRYGCQVLAKGGHSEFDSLRCNDLLCSSQPQLLLSSPRIETAHSHGTGCTLSSAIAAALAQGETLPDAIVLAKAYVSKGLRCAGRQGRLPGAVAHEGWPTQLSDFPTVESAQTPLGQAYGIETCWPQPAAERFAPCQQPLGLYPVVDSFAWVARLLKAGVRTIQLRMKDPQAASLHESIRKSIALAKAYQAQLFINDYWQLAIEYDAYGVHLGQGDLEQADLNAIAKAGLRLGVSTHGYYEMLRAVQLQPSYIALGHIFATTTKQMPSKPRGLTRLRRYATLLRDFPKVAIGGINETNARDVLDCGVTSLAVVRAITQNESPELVVQELREQIGV
- the thiG gene encoding Thiazole synthase — its product is MLQISEQCFSSRLLLGTGKFASAQLMKDAVQVSGSGLVTLALKRLDFQQTQDDILTPLQQLGVKLLPNTAGARSAREAIFAARVAREALGTNWLKLEVHPDPQYLLPDPIETLEAARQLVEEGFIVLPYCHADPVLCKRLEEVGCSAVMPLASPIGSNQGLKSREFLEIIIEQSQVPVIVDAGIGRPSDAVLALEMGADAVLVNTAIATASDPVAMAKAFAEAVSAGERAHQAGIAGTQPLAQATSPMTEFLEAL
- the act_1 gene encoding Methanol dehydrogenase activator; the encoded protein is MALKQLFSWSHFHISRQMQRYPDGIEREVTLMEHPGAVVIIPIGLQGELVLERQYRAAVNRWLLEFPAGTIEDGEDPLVCAKRELAEEVGLAASNWQCLGTLLPAPGFCNEIQHLYVASDLVEVSENLDEDEIIESLRLKRGDLEQQIRSGDVVDNKTIAAFCRATLCGIWEQ